A region from the Neurospora crassa OR74A linkage group V, whole genome shotgun sequence genome encodes:
- a CDS encoding F-box domain-containing protein, which yields MAEDLDTYTHLPLTIDPQSKSISLAPSSGLSSSVQTRALETELAALNALHRSLHSLDAPHLVPPPPIPVNPKRSAQVSKLRDSGNAEYKKHKYSEAAKFYTLGIQMALARPLWEPSQLVREEVHSLFSNRAQAHMWMQEWPEAAVDAEASVEAKRVGNAKAWFRRGKSLLEMGRLEEAREWVGRALEVEGEEKELAELGREIEKRLEAKNAGAGAE from the coding sequence ATGGCCGAAGACCTCGACACCTACACCCACCTCCCCCTAACCATCGACCCCCAAAGCAAATCCATCTCCCTCGCTCCCTCCTCCggcctctcctcctccgtacAAACCCGCGCCCTCGAAACCGAGCTCGCCGCTCTCAACGCCCTGCACCGCTCCCTCCACTCCCTCGACGCCCCGCACCTGGTGCCCCCTCCCCCGATCCCCGTAAACCCCAAACGCTCCGCCCAAGTCTCCAAGCTGCGCGACAGCGGCAACGCCGAGTACAAGAAGCACAAGTACAGCGAGGCAGCCAAGTTCTACACGCTGGGCATCCAAATGGCACTTGCCCGCCCGCTTTGGGAGCCGAGTCAGCTGGTGAGGGAGGAAGTCCACTCTTTGTTCTCGAACAGGGCGCAGGCGCACATGTGGATGCAGGAGTGGCCTGAGGCTGCGGTGGATGCGGAGGCGAGCGTGGAGGCTAAGCGGGTGGGGAATGCAAAGGCTTGGtttaggaggggaaaaaGCCTTTTGGAGATGGGAAGACTCGAAGAGGCGAGGGAGTGGGTGGGTCGGGCgttggaggtggaaggggaggagaaggagttggCCGAGTTGGGGAGGGAGATTGAGAAGCGGTTGGAGGCTAAGAATgcgggtgctggtgctgagTAG